A region of the Acidimicrobiales bacterium genome:
CGGGCTCTGGATCGCCCTCGGGGCGGGCGGGGGCGGCTCGGCCCTCCTGCTGGTTACCGCCTGGCGCCCGCCGGCGCGCGCCACGACCGGCTGAGGCCCGGGGCGAGAGGGGCGGGGAGGCGGCGGAGGGCGGCTTCGCCCGGGACGGCCAGGGCCAGCAGGGCCAGGGCCACGGCCCCGTCCATCCACCAGTGGTTGCCCGTGCCCACCACGACCGCCACGGTCACGGCCAGGTGGAGCGGGCCCAGCCACCGCCCCCGGCTGCGGGTGGCGGCCTGCACCGCCGAGAGGGCCACCACGCCCGCCCACGCCACGTGCACGGACGGCATGGCGATCAGCTGGCCCGGGTCCGCCAGCCCGCCCGGGTCGTAGACCGACTGGCCGAAGTGGCGGGCCACGTCCACGACCCCGACCCCCGGGACCAGGCGGGGCGGGGCAACGGGGACCGCCTGGATGAGGGCCGCCGCCAGGGTCACCAGGACCAGCCGGCCGCGCGCCCGCCGGTAGGCGTCCCGGTGCCGGGCGAAGATCCAGGCCAGGAAGATCCCCATCACGGTGAAGTGGGCGGCTCCGTAGTAGACGTCGGCCGCCCGGCCCAGGACCGGGTGGTGCAGGAAGGGGTGCTGGAACCAGGCCTCGCCCGGCCAGTGGAGGTCCCGCTCGACCCGGGCCACCCAGCGGCCGTGCCCGACGGCGCCGGCGGTGCGGGTGGCGAGGTGGTCG
Encoded here:
- a CDS encoding phosphatase PAP2 family protein, which produces MLSWSQALLLGTGLIAGAVLVRRGPARLRWAADYLREAAVLSGLYAAWQILLDHLATRTAGAVGHGRWVARVERDLHWPGEAWFQHPFLHHPVLGRAADVYYGAAHFTVMGIFLAWIFARHRDAYRRARGRLVLVTLAAALIQAVPVAPPRLVPGVGVVDVARHFGQSVYDPGGLADPGQLIAMPSVHVAWAGVVALSAVQAATRSRGRWLGPLHLAVTVAVVVGTGNHWWMDGAVALALLALAVPGEAALRRLPAPLAPGLSRSWRAPAGARR